GCTTAGATAGTAGTATGTGCCGTGTACACGTCTTGCAGAATAGAGTAGAATCACTGATCTCTTTGCTAACCGTTTCCCATTGTAAACTTCCTTTTTAACTTCAGGCAATGGTTGTGACATTCTCTCTCGGTTTGGGACCGATTCCATGGGTCATCATGTCCGAGGTACCATCAATTAACTGGAAAAACTATAAAATATTTACCTTTTTCTAATCATTTCCTAACGGAATTTATTGCTCGTattgaatgaattattattgaaaCGCAATGTAGCGTCCTCTTCAGCACTGCACTCTTCAGCATGAAATCAGAAGGTCATTTATTAGTATTTAGCCTGATTTTTCACTAAAGAACCTTCTGCATTGTCTCCTCCATCCATCACTGAAAATATGAGTTTAAAAAGCTCGTCTGCAATTAATctgcaaaacaaaataaggGTTGTAATCCTTGATAAAGTTTCCCAGTAACCAAGCTAGTTTCATCTAATAGCTGCACATGCTTGATATTCTAAGACATAACCTTCTGATGATTTCAGATTCTTCCGGTCAATATTAAGGGCCTAGCAGGCAGTATAGCTACTCTCGGCAACTGGTTTGTTGCTTGGATCGTGACGATGACTGCAAACTTGCTGTTAAGTTGGAGCAGTGGAggttctctttttcttctccccATTTCTCATCTTCAGTTTATTAACTTTTTCCAACTTTCACATTAGTCGATAAGGCTATTTTAATGGCTTAAGTCCTCAACCTGGTTAGACTCTCAATTTAGTTTGTCCCATTGCCTGACTCGGAGTTTTTCACAGGAACCTTCACCATCTACATGCTGGTGAGTGCCGGTGTCGTCGCATTCGTTGCCCTCTGGGTTCCCGAGACCAAAGGAAGAAcccttgaaaatatccaatcaTCCTTCAGATGAAGTCAttgtcttcctcctcctccggtTTTCATGTTTCCTCCCGGTTTTGAAAATACTCCACAGCAAGTGCTATCAGTTCCGAGCTTCTGCTTGATAATCACGAAAAAATTGTATTTTCTGATACTGTTACAACTGTCGGCAGTTTAAGTGCCGAAACTGTATTCTAAGGACACAGCTTTTTCACTTGTTTTTTGATTATCATTTGGGTTGTGAGAAGCCCAAAGAAGGGAAGACGATGACTAAATAGTTAGTAAGATCCCAGCTGCACTCTTGATTATAACTCGTACCAAACACTCCTCAAAACTTATTCAGATAATTACGACAGGTCATATGGTATAGAGCATTTGATAATTTACGGTTTACGATCTAAAACGACATAGACGAGATGGAATAATTGAAACAACCATCAGGGGACCTGGTCCAAGCCCTTCCAGGCTTGTTCAGTGATCCAATATCTGCAGTTGTTTGAAATACATTCCGTGTGATCATCATTGATATGAGCAATTAGGCAAATACATTCTGTGTGATCACCACTAAGATGAGCAAAGAAATCCGCATTTTCCTAACTCAGTGTCGTCGGTTGAGCGGAATTATGCATCGAGCTTTCGAATGAAATCTCTACTACTAATTGTTAGGGTGCAGTTTGTCTGATGCGGGTTCTCATGTTTTGTCCAATATCATTAAACAGTGCATAATGAACTGCATTAATTCAACAGTACAAGTTACACTTTCTTGATGTCCTTAGAACACAATAATGTCTTTCATTCGGCAATTAATTGAAACTTCATTGATGTAAAATATATTAGTCGGTTTGCTATCTCCTTTTAGCTATACATCATATATAATGAGTTATCTAAACACAAACTTTTAACAAGAAGCCATGTCTGGCTTTTACAAACGGATTAATAGTTTCTTGCCCATGGAATTGCGTCACTAGATCCTGAGACTCCTCAGCCTGCAAAGACATGGATTTCAGTTAATTGTATGAACTTCAGGTTGTGGCATAAGTCTCAAATGAATATTACCAAAACTGCaatattggatttttttttttatcataatgcACATGTAGTACATATATACCTTTGTTCCTCATCCATGAAGTTATTGTACCCGCCCTTGGCGCCCCCGGCTCCTGCGCCAGGGACCTTCCGATAAGGGGGGAGAGGGACGTGGCCTGCCTCGATCTCCCTGAGATCCTCGACGAGCATATCATAGTGGCGCTTGACCTCCTCTGGGGTCTTGTTGCCCCCGACAGCCCTGGCAAGGTTGTGCCACCTGTCGGGTGAGTCCCTACTGTAAAGGGCCAATGCGTTCTCAAACAGCTTGTTTTGCTTTTCGGTCCAGGTGCCGGTGTTGCCGCTCGATCCCGAAGCCGAAGCCATCGGTTGATATTATTGATGGATGCGGAGTAGGATGTTGTATACAAGAGAGGGAAAAGCAGAAAGAGTGTTGGAAGTTGGTGGGATTATGGTCACAAGCTGTTGTATTTATACTagttggagagagagagggagagtgagtggaatgaagaaaaatgtgAGACAATGAATACATCGAAAACGTACCACTTGGACAGTTTTTCGATtctctttcaattttctaaataaatttagTCTATGATTGAGATTAATCCTTCATTAACGTCAGCTTGATATTGACTGTTGGATACTTCTACCGTGTCTCGAACCCCTACACTACAGATAAAATTCGCTCTTACGGCACACAATCCATCAGCGATGTAATACtgtttaaaatgaaaatttttttccaCCAAAACAAATCgagtgtttttctttttctaattcttACATTATATGGTTTTCAAGTATTTCTAGTCGAGCAGAAGAAGATCTTTTAAGTAtacttatatttttattttttccccgGTGAAAATACTTACAGATTTTTTTGTATAGGTGCAAgaagaatttattttctttccttgtAGGAATTTCTAAATAGTTTCTGCGTGCACGAGCCGCAAAATGGAGAAGCCCACAACTTCGAATTCTTCACATGGTTAAGATTTCAGCACCTAGGAAACTGAATCAGATGGTTGACCGTAGCCAAACTATGCAGGATCATTCTCCAATTTTTGTGAAAATGAAGGGTGAACTCTTGGAAAAACATGGTTTGGTACGGTTCCTTGACATACATTTtggaaaatcattttttccccttgacgtacattttttttttccttttggtgTAAGAAACCATGTTTTTCTGCCCATTGTATAGAATTGatattcttctctcttttttggccaagtttttttttttcccacgCCAAAAAGtgtgacatttttttttttgttattttggaAAAAGCACCCAAAGACCTTTTTCTCATGTCAATTTCAAACATATAGGTTGAACTCTTATGATCTGTCATCAACCGCCACGGTATGTTACTGCTTTTTAACAATTTAGAATAGGGAAAAGCACACTTTTGTCTATGGTAATCCACCAGAGGTATTAGTTTTTCTAGTTGAACTCAGTATGATTAACCcgtaattaatataataacatTAGGGCCAAATTATAGTACAATTTTATCTATATGGaccctttattattatttttattttttttttggccactGGCTGGAGCTGTGCCACTTCAATTTGCAAAACAGGAGGAAATATTTTGAGAAATTCCAAGTGGTATTTCCCTTTACTTTGTATGTAGACTTTCCACTGCGTCTGCAATTGAGGCCTAAACAAACCCCATTGAGAGAGACAATGAAAATTCTTAAAACCGACTTCTCTTTgttcgaaaaagaaaagttgtaTCACTATCAAGTTAGATCCTCCGTTCGAATACTTGCTATTCAGGTTTGGCTCGACTAATTCTCACTGccctgaaaaagaaaatttatatcaCTAAGCGCACAGAGCTCGATAACTTCAAAGGGTCAGACAAGGTTTCGAATTTGAAATGGAGTGAATACAAGTACTCCTCCTTGAAGCCAAATTCTTGAAGTGATTCACTctatcaataaaaaatatatttacccaTCTCATAAAAAGATCTAAAAATAGGATGACAATATTATTCAACCTTTTGCACtgtggaaaaaaagaaaaaaaaaaacagagagagaatgtttgaattttcaatgCGCAAATCCCAATTTGGGTCAATTGTTCGTGTTTGGCACAATCCTCTCCTTTTCTAGTAGACACTTTTTCGGTTAGTCAACAATGGACGGTTTTAATAAGGAACAATTTACCAAGGGAAATTACTGTATTGTTTATATAGGCATGAAAAACTGGAGAAATTGACGTTAAACTTGCCGTGAGCCTCTTTGGCTTTTCCCCAACAGCATTCACAAGTAATTGCACTCCATGGGGGTAGAAGCGATGTCGAAGTTAATGAAAAAAACCGTGTTGGATCGAGTCCTCTATCACGCGAATCATCATGCATTCGTGACGACTAAAGAAGGATGAAAAGCATTTTGTAATGGTCACTTGTTGATATTATGTTTACAGGGGTTTTTGTACATATGAATATTTCGATCATATACGTGAACACTTGAGTTGGACGTGATGTTGCAACCCACCCTTAGGTATGGCTGCCCATCCAGTAACGACACCTACGTCCGAACAACCGCTGCTGCAGCCGAGCCCATCGACGTTTCCAATACTTACGCACGTCGCTAGAGATCCTATCACCCCATCCACGGTTGCCTATTTCgtttaaaatagaaaaaacaaaagcGTCGTGAAAACAACTTGTTTGAAATTGTTTTTACAATAATCAAGAGTGTGATACAGTTGATAAATTACACTATCAATATCAGTGGACGGATTTTTCCAATGCAAGATTCAAAATCTAGGCAAAGCGAAGACTTGTCTCAACCAATAGAATAAGAACACCCAATGATCTCACTGAAAAGATAATCGTTTTCTCAAAACAAACTCTGATTTCATAAGAAATATACATATCCCTTACTGATTTCTTAGTAGACTTCGCATTTACCTTTGTCAAGCAGTCAACAACAAAtgcaaagaagaaaagaagtttTATTTCCAATCATTGGATTCTTCAGCCAATAAAAACTTCAGAGGATCAGCAGCTGAAGCTTCCTTTGGCTTTGAGTTTGACCCCTGTAAATGTACACATCTTGCAGCAGCTTTTCGGATAAATATTGACGAGATAGCAATTCTTATCGTCCACGTCCGTGCCGATAACGAGGCCCGATCATCATCTGCCGATGATTCCCATTCCTTTCCAATCGACCAATCGACTTTCTGTTGTTTCCCGGTCACCCGTCCCTTTCTATTTTGGTATTTTGGTAGTTTTATTGCCATTCCCATCGACTGCAAGCTGGAATGCGACCGATCACTTGCCTGTTGCATTTGAAAGTCATTGCAACTTCAAGTTGTATGTGGTCTTTTCCCACGATTAGGACGGGATTCGTGCTGCATTCTACTGAAGAACATCTGATAAGATCCGAGAACTGCATGGGCCCCGGTTTTACATCGTCCACGAAGGTTTCTTGATGTTCGTCGATCATCCAAGACTCCTCCATAAGATAACTTTGGGTATTCTCTTCCAGGTAAGATTCGGAACAGAGTGGTCAATTGGACGGATCATCATTGAAACAGTAGACAGCCAATGAACGTGATAATAACCGAATCTACGGCTTTACGATCAGTAATAGTCATTGGACATTCCCGATGATGAGATAGGGAGATTCCGCGGTGGATCAGGATTCAGATTCTTGTAGGTGAAAGTGAAACTGTGGGAATGTCATTGCCAATAATTCCAGTGCATATTTTTCTGGGGACGACATTGCTGCTGTCGATAAGAACCTGCGCATGGAACGATCGGGATCAGGGAAGATACATCAAGCTACAGATATTTCGAACCTTATCATTCCTCGTGAAAAAGCCCTCCCGATATAAAGTGATCTGTAGACGAATAACTTTGCGTCGCTTTCCCGGGCTTTTACGAATTTATATTTGTACATTGTTAATTTTCACTTACTGTGTGGCCCTTCCCACCTTTTCCCCCCTGACGAGTTGGAGCGGCCTCCGCCCTCCAGAAAGGGATTCTCGATCAAGATAGCAGTCAATAGTTGCTGCTCAAAGATACTCCCGGAGGGGCAGCCATCGGTGCAGAtggtttttaaaaaaatccagCCCGAGGACCCGATATCGTATCATCCGATGATTCATGAGCTGTACGTGCCATCATAACACCCATCCGGGGCAACAATGAGGGTCAGGAAACTTCAGGTCTGCAACGCATTGGAGCTCTGATCGTGATTGGTCCTCAATGGAAGATTCAGCAAGCCAGGCCACCTCCAAAACACCGAAGGCGAGTGGAGAGAGGCGCGCGATCCTGAATCTGTTGGTGCCACTCTTTCGATgtcattttcattaaatattcTTAGTGAAAAGAGCGAATTCGAATCATTGAACTTCATGATGGTATGTATCAGTATCTTTTCGAATCTTGCCAGTTAAGTAATGGGACGAGGAAAAG
Above is a window of Punica granatum isolate Tunisia-2019 chromosome 7, ASM765513v2, whole genome shotgun sequence DNA encoding:
- the LOC116214875 gene encoding protein RADIALIS-like 2, with the translated sequence MASASGSSGNTGTWTEKQNKLFENALALYSRDSPDRWHNLARAVGGNKTPEEVKRHYDMLVEDLREIEAGHVPLPPYRKVPGAGAGGAKGGYNNFMDEEQRLRSLRI